The proteins below come from a single Leifsonia sp. 1010 genomic window:
- a CDS encoding CTP synthase, with the protein MVDYSDAGTSNGTTKHIFVTGGVVSSLGKGLTAASLGNLLTARGLRVVMQKLDPYLNVDPGTMNPFQHGEVFVTDDGAETDLDIGHYERFLDINLGQSANVTTGQIYSNVIAKERRGEYLGDTVQVIPHITDEIKRRMRLQAQPGPDGEPAPDVIITEIGGTVGDIESQPFIESARQVRHELGRKNCFFVHVSLVPFMNASGEQKTKPTQHSVAALRSIGIQPDALVLRSDRPVSDSNKRKIALMCDVDEQAVVNAVDVPSIYDIPTMLHEQGLDAYIIDQLGLDKAADVDWDGWARLLESVHDPKHEVTIGLVGKYIDLPDAYLSVTEALRAGGFAHRTKVKLKWIASDECQTPEGAAAQLSDVDAICVPGGFGVRGIEGKVGALRFARENGIPALGLCLGLQCMVIEYARHEAGLGGASSSEFDPDTEFPVIATMAEQVDIIAGGDLGGTMRLGLYPANLAEGSLVSELYGSNEASERHRHRYEVNNNYREQIADAGLWFSGTSPDGHLVEYVELPRDVHPFYVGTQAHPELRSRPNRAHPLFAGLVGAALDRQKASLLFEVAEADAEMVAEA; encoded by the coding sequence GTGGTGGATTATTCAGACGCGGGCACATCGAACGGCACTACCAAGCACATCTTCGTGACAGGTGGTGTCGTTTCTTCGTTGGGGAAGGGCCTCACGGCAGCCTCCCTCGGCAACCTTCTGACGGCCCGCGGTCTCCGCGTGGTCATGCAGAAGCTCGACCCCTATCTCAACGTGGACCCGGGCACGATGAACCCGTTCCAGCACGGTGAGGTCTTCGTCACCGACGACGGTGCGGAGACGGACCTCGACATCGGGCACTACGAGCGCTTCCTCGACATCAACCTCGGGCAGTCGGCCAACGTCACCACCGGACAGATCTACTCCAATGTCATCGCGAAGGAGCGCCGCGGCGAGTACCTCGGCGACACCGTCCAGGTCATCCCGCACATCACCGACGAGATCAAGCGCCGGATGCGTCTGCAGGCGCAGCCGGGACCGGACGGCGAGCCCGCGCCCGACGTCATCATCACCGAGATCGGCGGAACGGTCGGCGACATCGAATCGCAGCCGTTCATCGAGTCGGCCCGCCAGGTGCGCCACGAGCTCGGCCGCAAGAACTGCTTCTTCGTGCACGTCTCGCTCGTCCCGTTCATGAACGCGTCCGGCGAGCAGAAGACCAAGCCGACGCAGCACTCGGTCGCCGCCCTCCGCTCCATCGGCATCCAGCCGGACGCGCTCGTCCTGCGCAGCGACCGCCCGGTGTCCGACAGCAACAAGCGCAAGATCGCGCTGATGTGCGACGTGGATGAGCAGGCCGTCGTCAACGCGGTCGACGTCCCGAGCATCTACGACATCCCGACCATGCTGCACGAGCAGGGCCTCGACGCGTACATCATCGACCAGCTGGGCCTCGACAAGGCCGCCGACGTCGACTGGGACGGCTGGGCTCGCCTGCTCGAGTCGGTCCACGACCCCAAGCACGAGGTCACCATCGGCCTGGTCGGCAAGTACATCGACCTGCCGGATGCCTACCTCTCCGTCACCGAGGCCCTCCGCGCCGGCGGGTTCGCCCACCGCACCAAGGTGAAGCTCAAGTGGATCGCCTCCGACGAGTGCCAGACGCCCGAGGGCGCCGCGGCGCAGCTGTCGGACGTCGACGCGATCTGCGTACCGGGCGGCTTCGGCGTCCGCGGCATCGAGGGCAAGGTCGGCGCTCTCCGGTTCGCGCGTGAGAACGGCATCCCCGCGCTCGGCCTGTGCCTGGGCCTCCAGTGCATGGTCATCGAGTACGCCCGGCACGAGGCCGGTCTCGGCGGCGCGTCGTCGTCGGAGTTCGACCCGGACACCGAGTTCCCCGTGATCGCCACCATGGCAGAGCAGGTGGACATCATCGCCGGCGGCGACCTCGGCGGCACCATGCGCCTGGGCCTCTACCCGGCGAACCTCGCCGAGGGCTCGCTGGTCTCGGAGCTGTACGGCTCGAACGAGGCGTCGGAGCGTCACCGCCACCGCTACGAGGTGAACAACAACTACCGCGAGCAGATCGCCGACGCCGGCCTCTGGTTCTCGGGCACGTCGCCGGACGGCCACCTGGTCGAGTACGTCGAGCTGCCGCGCGACGTGCACCCGTTCTACGTCGGCACGCAGGCCCACCCCGAGCTCCGCTCGCGCCCCAACCGCGCGCACCCGCTCTTCGCCGGGCTCGTCGGCGCCGCCCTCGACCGCCAGAAGGCCAGCCTCCTGTTCGAGGTCGCCGAGGCGGACGCCGAGATGGTCGCCGAAGCCTGA
- a CDS encoding NUDIX hydrolase codes for MTENTDVEAETAAAELNDQPFRPEIVSSETVFEGKIWNVRRDVFRYNGDEITREYVDHTGAVGILALDDDGRVLLIRQYRHPVRHRDWEIPAGLLDMSGESPLEAAKRELGEEADLQADEWNVLADVFTSPGGNDEAIRIYLARGIHSTGSQFAREAEEADIEVRWVPLDEAVHAVLQRRVHNAPLIIALLAARTARDGGWTTLGSADEPWPSHPKLER; via the coding sequence ATGACGGAGAACACGGACGTCGAAGCGGAGACCGCAGCAGCCGAGCTGAACGACCAGCCCTTCCGCCCGGAGATCGTCTCGTCCGAGACGGTGTTCGAGGGGAAGATCTGGAACGTCCGCCGGGACGTGTTCCGGTACAACGGCGACGAGATCACCCGGGAGTACGTCGACCACACCGGCGCCGTCGGCATCCTCGCCCTCGATGACGACGGCCGCGTGCTGCTGATCCGCCAGTACCGGCACCCCGTCCGCCACCGCGACTGGGAGATCCCGGCCGGGCTGCTCGACATGTCGGGCGAGAGCCCGCTGGAGGCCGCGAAGCGCGAGCTGGGCGAGGAGGCCGACCTCCAGGCCGACGAGTGGAACGTGCTCGCCGACGTGTTCACGAGCCCCGGCGGCAACGATGAGGCGATCCGGATCTACCTGGCCCGCGGCATCCACTCGACCGGCTCCCAGTTCGCCCGCGAGGCCGAGGAGGCCGACATCGAGGTGCGCTGGGTGCCCCTCGACGAGGCGGTGCATGCCGTGCTGCAGCGCCGCGTCCACAACGCTCCGCTGATCATCGCCCTGCTCGCCGCCCGCACCGCGCGCGACGGCGGCTGGACCACGCTCGGCTCGGCGGACGAGCCCTGGCCGAGCCACCCCAAGCTCGAGAGATGA
- the xerD gene encoding site-specific tyrosine recombinase XerD, with protein MTVAADVDAFLRHVAIERGLSANTVAAYRRDLAVYASWLEEQGIGDVSVVTPATLSEFAVHLGTREESPLTASSLARMLSTVRGFHRFLLEEGRVEADAARDLRPPKLPSRLPKAITVDQVAALLAATDGDDVAALRDKALLELMYATGARVSEAVDLNVDDVIDTDVVRLTGKGSKQRIVPLGGYAQAALSAYLVRARPVLSAKGRATPALFLGMRGARLSRQNVWLIIRATAERAKLDLEISPHTLRHSFATHLLAGGADVRVVQELLGHSSVATTQIYTLVTADTLRDVYTASHPRAR; from the coding sequence ATGACCGTCGCGGCCGATGTCGACGCCTTCCTGAGGCATGTCGCCATCGAGCGCGGCCTCTCGGCGAACACCGTGGCCGCCTACCGCCGTGATCTGGCCGTCTACGCCTCCTGGCTGGAGGAGCAGGGAATCGGGGATGTCTCGGTCGTCACCCCGGCGACCCTCTCGGAGTTCGCCGTGCATCTTGGGACGCGGGAGGAGTCGCCGCTGACGGCGTCATCCCTCGCCCGGATGCTGTCCACGGTCCGCGGGTTCCACCGCTTCCTGCTCGAGGAGGGGCGCGTGGAGGCCGACGCGGCCCGTGACCTGCGCCCGCCCAAGCTGCCGAGCCGCCTCCCGAAGGCGATCACGGTCGACCAGGTGGCGGCGCTGCTCGCCGCGACGGACGGCGACGACGTGGCCGCTCTCCGCGACAAGGCGCTCCTCGAGCTGATGTACGCCACGGGCGCCCGGGTCAGTGAGGCGGTCGACCTCAACGTGGACGACGTCATCGACACCGATGTCGTCCGGCTGACCGGTAAGGGCAGCAAGCAGCGCATCGTGCCGCTGGGCGGCTACGCCCAGGCCGCTCTCTCCGCCTATCTCGTGCGTGCCCGGCCGGTGCTTTCTGCGAAGGGACGCGCCACTCCTGCGCTGTTCCTCGGGATGCGCGGGGCGCGGCTGTCGCGGCAGAACGTGTGGCTCATCATCCGGGCTACCGCGGAGCGGGCGAAGCTCGACCTGGAGATCTCGCCGCACACGCTGCGGCACTCGTTCGCCACGCACCTGCTGGCCGGGGGAGCGGACGTGCGGGTCGTGCAGGAGCTGCTCGGCCACTCGTCGGTCGCGACGACGCAGATCTACACGCTGGTGACCGCCGACACCCTCCGCGACGTCTACACCGCCTCCCACCCTCGCGCGCGCTGA
- a CDS encoding GNAT family N-acetyltransferase, translating into MPSALETPRLRLRPRDGRDAEWNLALLAEHPLGRAPGSLEDERERLDAQRATFEERGFGLYAIELASTGEAVGYCGLVVGRASASQPELAYELLRGQVGHGYATEAAAAVADAAFDAGFPTLWATVATWNAPSFGVLRKLGFAGTRRAGGDARSVFVWLRCRAPRRRHRTAP; encoded by the coding sequence ATGCCGTCCGCCCTCGAGACCCCGCGCCTGCGTCTGCGCCCGCGCGACGGGCGCGACGCCGAGTGGAACCTCGCGCTGCTCGCCGAGCATCCCCTCGGCCGGGCTCCGGGCTCCCTGGAGGACGAGCGGGAGCGGCTGGATGCGCAGCGCGCGACGTTCGAGGAACGCGGGTTCGGGCTGTATGCGATCGAGCTCGCTTCGACGGGTGAGGCGGTCGGGTACTGCGGGCTGGTGGTCGGGCGGGCCAGCGCATCCCAGCCGGAACTCGCGTACGAGTTGCTGCGCGGGCAGGTCGGGCACGGCTACGCGACCGAGGCCGCGGCTGCTGTCGCGGACGCGGCGTTCGACGCGGGATTCCCGACCCTATGGGCGACGGTCGCGACGTGGAACGCACCCTCGTTCGGCGTGCTCCGCAAGCTCGGCTTCGCCGGGACGCGCCGCGCCGGCGGGGACGCGCGCTCCGTATTCGTGTGGCTGCGCTGCCGGGCCCCGCGCCGCCGGCATCGCACGGCTCCGTAG
- a CDS encoding ParA family protein — protein MTRNDEVETELPGMDAASIAPKPGPTGRPLRAFPVPAPLKQHGPAKIIALCNQKGGVGKTTTSINLGASLAEYGRRVLAVDFDPQGALSAGLGAHTHDATTIYDLLLNRNADVQGAIQTTSTPGLDIIPANIDLSAAEVHLVNEVAREQILAGVLRKVANDYDVILVDCQPSLGILTVNALTASHGVLIPLECEYFALRGVALLIETIDKVRERLNPAIELDGILATMYDSRTLHSREVLERVVDAFGDRVLETVISRTVKFPDASVAATPITQFAPEHQAAEAYRQLARELVFRGAVA, from the coding sequence GTGACGCGCAACGACGAGGTCGAGACCGAGCTGCCGGGCATGGATGCCGCATCCATCGCTCCGAAGCCCGGACCCACTGGTCGGCCGCTTCGTGCGTTCCCGGTGCCCGCTCCGCTCAAGCAGCACGGCCCGGCGAAGATCATCGCCCTCTGCAACCAGAAGGGCGGCGTCGGCAAGACGACGACCAGCATCAACCTCGGCGCGTCGCTCGCCGAGTACGGCCGCCGCGTCCTCGCCGTCGACTTCGACCCGCAGGGCGCGCTGTCCGCCGGCCTCGGCGCCCACACGCACGACGCGACGACCATCTACGACCTGCTGCTGAACCGCAATGCGGACGTGCAGGGAGCGATCCAGACGACGTCGACGCCCGGGCTCGACATCATCCCGGCCAACATCGACCTGTCCGCGGCCGAGGTGCACCTCGTCAACGAGGTCGCGCGCGAGCAGATCCTCGCCGGCGTGCTGCGCAAGGTCGCCAACGACTACGACGTGATCCTCGTCGACTGCCAGCCGTCGCTCGGCATCCTGACGGTCAACGCGCTCACCGCCAGCCACGGCGTGCTCATCCCGCTCGAGTGCGAGTACTTCGCCCTCCGCGGCGTCGCCCTGCTCATCGAGACGATCGACAAGGTGCGCGAGCGGCTGAACCCCGCGATCGAGCTGGACGGCATCCTCGCCACCATGTACGACTCGCGCACGCTGCACTCGCGCGAGGTGCTCGAGCGCGTCGTCGACGCCTTCGGCGACCGCGTGCTCGAGACGGTCATCTCGCGCACCGTGAAGTTCCCGGACGCGTCGGTCGCGGCCACCCCGATCACGCAGTTCGCGCCCGAGCACCAGGCGGCGGAGGCGTACCGCCAGCTGGCGCGGGAACTGGTGTTCCGTGGCGCCGTCGCCTGA
- a CDS encoding ScpA family protein → MAPSPDTSEPGTTDPGTTEPAATLPAEESSGFRVSLGDFEGPFDLLLSLITKHELDITEISLSRVTDEFIAYLRQLDTDESLDEASEFLLVAATLLDLKVAGLLPQGELVDAEDVALLEARDLLFARLLQYRAFKEASAWFAQRLEAEGARHARLVRLEDKFRQRAPELVWTLSLDDFAALATLAMTPREVPVVGLDHLHAPLVSIREQAAVVVGMLRHGEPMSFRQLVAGAEQKGVVVARFLAVLELYRRAAIAFEQLEPLGELTLRWTAEHWSEENLSNLGADYDG, encoded by the coding sequence GTGGCGCCGTCGCCTGATACGAGCGAACCGGGGACGACCGATCCGGGGACGACCGAACCGGCGGCGACCCTTCCCGCCGAGGAGTCGTCCGGTTTCCGCGTCTCGCTCGGTGACTTCGAGGGCCCGTTCGACCTGCTGCTCTCGCTGATCACCAAGCACGAGCTCGACATCACCGAGATCTCGCTGAGCCGGGTGACGGACGAGTTCATCGCCTACCTCCGCCAGCTCGACACCGACGAAAGCCTCGACGAGGCCAGCGAATTCCTGCTGGTGGCGGCGACCCTCCTCGACCTGAAGGTGGCCGGTCTGCTGCCGCAGGGCGAGCTGGTGGATGCGGAGGACGTCGCCCTGCTCGAGGCCCGCGACCTCCTCTTCGCCCGGCTGCTGCAGTACCGCGCCTTCAAGGAGGCATCCGCATGGTTCGCCCAGCGGCTGGAGGCCGAGGGCGCCCGCCATGCCCGGTTGGTGCGCCTGGAGGACAAGTTCCGCCAGCGCGCACCGGAGCTCGTCTGGACGCTCAGCCTCGACGACTTCGCAGCCCTCGCCACCCTGGCGATGACGCCCCGCGAGGTCCCGGTCGTCGGGCTCGACCACCTGCACGCGCCGCTCGTCAGCATCCGCGAGCAGGCCGCCGTGGTCGTCGGGATGCTGCGCCACGGCGAGCCGATGAGCTTCCGCCAGCTGGTGGCCGGCGCCGAGCAGAAGGGCGTCGTCGTCGCACGCTTCCTCGCCGTGCTGGAGCTGTACCGGCGGGCGGCGATCGCCTTCGAGCAGCTGGAGCCGCTCGGCGAGCTGACGCTGAGGTGGACCGCCGAGCACTGGTCAGAAGAGAACCTGTCGAATCTGGGAGCCGACTATGACGGTTGA
- the scpB gene encoding SMC-Scp complex subunit ScpB, with protein MTVENTDVADATETTEVTDTTEVPAPVEDAQIERALEAILMVADEPMSVVTLATAVGAPVKRVRAALATIVADFDGEGGGVRRGFELREVGGGWRIYVREEFDHVVADYVLQQNPTKLSQAALETLAVIAYKQPISRGAIASIRAVNVDSVVRTLLGRGLITELFTDSETGAINYGTTDLLLSQLGINSIDELPKISPLLADGADGFEGDVR; from the coding sequence ATGACGGTTGAGAACACGGACGTCGCGGATGCGACCGAGACGACCGAGGTGACCGACACCACGGAAGTGCCCGCGCCGGTCGAGGACGCGCAGATCGAGCGCGCCCTCGAGGCGATCCTCATGGTCGCGGACGAGCCGATGAGCGTGGTAACGCTGGCCACGGCCGTCGGCGCGCCGGTGAAGCGCGTCCGGGCGGCGCTCGCCACGATCGTCGCCGACTTCGACGGCGAGGGCGGCGGTGTGCGCCGCGGCTTCGAGCTGCGCGAGGTGGGCGGCGGATGGCGCATCTACGTGCGCGAGGAGTTCGACCACGTCGTCGCCGACTACGTGCTGCAGCAGAACCCCACCAAGCTCTCGCAGGCGGCACTGGAGACCCTCGCGGTGATCGCGTACAAGCAGCCGATCAGCCGCGGCGCCATCGCATCCATTCGAGCCGTCAACGTGGACTCGGTCGTGCGGACGCTGCTCGGCCGCGGCCTGATCACCGAGCTGTTCACCGACAGCGAGACCGGCGCGATCAACTACGGCACCACCGACCTGCTGCTGAGTCAGCTGGGCATCAACTCGATCGACGAGCTGCCCAAGATCTCGCCGCTGCTGGCGGATGGTGCGGACGGGTTCGAGGGCGATGTCCGCTGA
- a CDS encoding pseudouridine synthase, which yields MSAESMQGERLQKVMAAAGVASRRVSEDMIVAGRVTVNGKVVRELGTRVDPEVDQVAVDGTAVQLDTSRRYVMLNKPVGVVSSMRDEQGRPDLSRFTADYPERLFNVGRLDAETSGLLILTNDGELAHVLAHPSFGVTKTYIARVRGVVTPQTIGRLTKGVELEDGPIAADKAKLLQSNPRGDDSLVEITLHSGRNRIVRRMLAEVGHPVVELVRRQFGPLHLGTLKSGQLRDLTKAELGQLLTISRENR from the coding sequence ATGTCCGCTGAGTCGATGCAGGGCGAGCGCCTGCAGAAAGTGATGGCGGCCGCCGGTGTGGCCTCGCGCCGGGTGTCGGAGGACATGATCGTGGCGGGCCGCGTGACGGTGAACGGGAAGGTCGTCCGCGAGCTCGGAACGCGCGTCGACCCGGAGGTGGATCAGGTGGCGGTGGACGGCACGGCCGTGCAGCTCGACACCTCCCGCCGATACGTGATGCTCAACAAGCCCGTCGGCGTTGTGAGTTCGATGCGCGACGAGCAGGGCCGGCCCGACCTGTCGCGCTTCACGGCGGACTACCCGGAGCGACTGTTCAACGTGGGCCGGCTGGATGCGGAGACCTCCGGACTGCTCATCCTCACCAATGACGGCGAACTGGCGCACGTGCTCGCGCATCCATCGTTCGGGGTGACGAAGACGTACATCGCCCGCGTGCGCGGCGTCGTCACACCGCAGACCATCGGGCGGCTGACGAAGGGCGTCGAGCTGGAGGACGGCCCGATCGCCGCCGACAAGGCCAAGCTGCTGCAGTCGAACCCACGCGGTGACGATTCGCTCGTCGAGATCACCCTGCACTCGGGCCGCAACCGGATCGTCCGGCGGATGCTCGCCGAGGTCGGGCACCCGGTCGTCGAGCTCGTTCGCCGGCAGTTCGGGCCGCTGCACCTCGGCACGCTGAAGTCCGGCCAGCTTCGCGACCTCACGAAGGCGGAACTCGGCCAGCTGCTGACCATCTCGCGCGAGAACCGCTGA
- a CDS encoding prephenate dehydrogenase: MTEISARLSGPVRVVGAGLLGASVGLGLRARGVDVLLADASPAHLRLAADYGAGRLDDGGAEPALIVVAVPPDLTGKVVAEELAAHPDAIVTDVASVKVAPLAELQEAGVDLARYVGGHPLAGRERGGPSSARADLFIGRPWVVAARPENPRPAVSLVEALILDLGATPVEMDAAEHDAAVALVSHAPQLVSSLMAKRLADSPDTALALAGQGVRDVTRIAASEPELWVQILGANAPAIVEILRAYRDDLDRVLIALGDVDAAGARRTIAEEIAGGNIGVSRLPGKHGQDRKYSRFVVMVEDRPGELARLLHELGELGVNMEDLRLEHSPGAAFGLADIAVLPEVLHRTVEDLTERGWRITG, encoded by the coding sequence GTGACTGAGATCTCCGCCCGCCTCTCCGGCCCCGTCCGCGTCGTCGGCGCGGGGCTGCTCGGCGCATCCGTCGGACTCGGGCTGCGCGCCCGGGGTGTCGACGTGCTGCTCGCCGACGCGTCGCCCGCGCACCTGCGGCTGGCGGCGGACTATGGGGCGGGCCGGCTCGACGACGGGGGAGCGGAGCCCGCGCTCATCGTGGTCGCCGTGCCGCCGGACCTCACCGGGAAGGTCGTCGCGGAAGAGCTGGCCGCGCATCCCGATGCCATCGTCACCGATGTCGCCAGTGTGAAGGTCGCTCCGCTCGCCGAACTGCAGGAGGCCGGGGTCGACCTGGCCCGCTACGTCGGTGGCCACCCGCTCGCCGGGCGGGAGCGCGGTGGGCCGTCGTCCGCACGCGCCGACCTGTTCATCGGCCGGCCCTGGGTGGTCGCCGCGCGTCCCGAGAACCCGCGACCGGCCGTGAGCCTGGTGGAGGCGCTCATCCTCGACCTCGGCGCCACCCCGGTCGAGATGGATGCGGCCGAGCACGATGCGGCCGTCGCCCTCGTCTCGCACGCGCCCCAGCTCGTCTCCTCCCTCATGGCGAAGCGCCTGGCGGACTCGCCGGACACGGCCCTCGCCCTCGCCGGCCAGGGCGTCCGAGACGTGACGCGCATCGCCGCGAGCGAGCCGGAGCTGTGGGTCCAGATCCTCGGGGCGAACGCGCCTGCCATCGTCGAGATCCTGCGCGCCTACCGCGACGACCTCGACCGCGTGCTCATCGCCCTCGGCGACGTCGACGCCGCGGGCGCCCGCCGCACGATCGCGGAGGAGATCGCGGGCGGCAACATCGGGGTGTCCCGGCTCCCGGGCAAGCACGGCCAGGACCGGAAATATTCGCGCTTCGTGGTGATGGTGGAGGACCGCCCGGGCGAACTCGCGCGCCTGCTGCACGAGCTCGGCGAGCTCGGCGTGAACATGGAGGACTTGCGCCTGGAGCACTCGCCCGGCGCGGCCTTCGGCCTCGCCGACATCGCGGTGCTGCCCGAGGTGCTGCACCGCACCGTCGAAGACCTGACCGAACGTGGATGGAGGATCACCGGATGA
- the cmk gene encoding (d)CMP kinase — MTETIVVAVDGPAGSGKSSVSKAAAKRLGWAYLDTGAAYRALSWYVVERQVDPTDAAAVIDSLPDFDYRIGTDPDTYHVFVGDSDVTEAIRTPEVTAVVSAIARVPEVREFLTGLFRHIIRTTDRDGIVVEGRDITTVVCPDAPVRILLTADEAVRMARRSAELAGHSAAHVGEALRRRDEADARVVDFMNAADGVTTVDSTDLDFDQTVDAVIQVVQKAAHV, encoded by the coding sequence ATGACCGAGACGATCGTGGTCGCGGTCGACGGGCCGGCCGGCAGCGGCAAGTCGAGCGTGAGCAAGGCGGCCGCCAAGCGGCTCGGCTGGGCATACCTCGACACGGGTGCCGCCTACCGTGCGCTCAGCTGGTACGTCGTGGAGCGGCAGGTCGACCCGACGGACGCCGCGGCGGTGATCGACTCCCTTCCCGACTTCGATTACCGGATCGGCACCGACCCGGACACGTACCACGTGTTCGTCGGCGACTCCGACGTGACCGAGGCCATCCGGACGCCGGAGGTGACCGCCGTCGTCAGCGCGATCGCGCGCGTCCCCGAGGTCCGGGAGTTCCTCACCGGGCTGTTCCGGCACATCATCCGCACGACCGACCGCGACGGGATCGTGGTCGAGGGCCGCGACATCACGACGGTGGTCTGCCCCGATGCGCCGGTGCGCATCCTGCTGACCGCCGACGAAGCCGTTAGAATGGCCAGGCGTTCCGCCGAGCTGGCCGGCCATTCCGCCGCCCACGTCGGCGAGGCACTTCGGAGACGCGACGAGGCCGACGCCCGTGTCGTCGACTTCATGAACGCCGCGGACGGTGTGACCACCGTCGACTCCACCGACCTCGACTTCGACCAGACCGTCGACGCGGTCATCCAGGTCGTACAGAAAGCAGCACATGTCTGA
- the der gene encoding ribosome biogenesis GTPase Der yields MSDIENEPTGDDDLVTRLSELDEELAVQRANALRSGLEEYELDESDLDILEVAGEDVDGITYLPALPVLAIVGRPNVGKSALVNRILGRREAVVEDTPGVTRDRVSYQAEWNGRRFTLVDTGGWEPDARGIDASVAAQAEVAIDLADAVLFVVDATVGATATDERVVRLLRKTDKPVFLAANKVDDARQEPYATELWSLGLGEPHPVSALHGRGVADLLDEVLKVLPEESAFAKREIGGPRRVAIIGRPNVGKSSLLNKTAGEERVVVNELAGTTRDPVDEQVELGGRIWRFVDTAGIRRRVHLQQGADFYASLRTSTALEKAEVAVVVLDVSEPISEQDVRIIDLVLESGRALVLAFNKWDLLDDDRRRYLEREIEQDLAHVSWAPRVNISARTGRHLEKLVPALELALESWDTRIPTGKFNAFLAELTAAHPHPVRGGKQPRILFGTQASSRPPTFVVFTTGFLDPGYRRYIIRRLREVYGFEGTPIVLNMRVREKRKR; encoded by the coding sequence ATGTCTGACATCGAAAACGAGCCGACCGGCGACGACGACCTCGTCACCCGGCTTTCCGAGCTCGACGAGGAACTCGCGGTCCAGCGCGCCAACGCGCTGCGCAGCGGTCTCGAGGAGTACGAGCTCGACGAGAGCGACCTCGACATCCTCGAGGTCGCAGGCGAGGACGTCGACGGCATCACCTACCTGCCGGCGCTGCCGGTGCTCGCGATCGTGGGGCGCCCGAACGTCGGCAAGTCCGCGCTCGTCAACCGCATCCTCGGTCGCCGTGAGGCCGTCGTCGAAGACACCCCCGGTGTGACACGCGACCGCGTCTCATACCAGGCGGAGTGGAACGGTCGCCGGTTCACCCTCGTGGACACCGGCGGCTGGGAGCCCGACGCCCGCGGGATCGACGCCTCGGTCGCGGCGCAGGCCGAGGTCGCGATCGACCTCGCCGACGCCGTGCTCTTCGTCGTGGACGCGACGGTCGGCGCGACCGCCACCGACGAGCGCGTGGTCCGCCTGCTGCGCAAGACGGACAAGCCGGTCTTCCTCGCCGCCAACAAGGTGGACGACGCGCGCCAGGAGCCGTACGCGACCGAGCTGTGGTCGCTGGGACTCGGCGAGCCCCATCCTGTGTCGGCACTGCACGGCCGCGGCGTGGCCGACCTCTTGGACGAAGTGCTGAAGGTCCTGCCTGAGGAGTCCGCCTTCGCCAAGCGCGAGATCGGCGGCCCGCGTCGCGTCGCCATCATCGGGCGCCCCAACGTCGGCAAGTCGTCCCTGCTCAACAAGACCGCGGGGGAGGAGCGCGTCGTCGTCAACGAGCTCGCGGGCACAACGCGCGACCCCGTGGACGAGCAGGTCGAGCTCGGCGGCCGCATCTGGCGGTTCGTCGACACGGCCGGAATCCGGCGGCGCGTGCACCTGCAGCAGGGCGCCGACTTCTACGCCTCGCTCCGCACATCCACCGCGCTGGAGAAGGCGGAGGTCGCCGTGGTCGTCCTCGACGTGAGCGAGCCGATCAGCGAGCAGGACGTCCGGATCATCGACCTCGTGCTCGAGTCGGGCCGCGCACTCGTGCTGGCGTTCAACAAGTGGGACCTCCTCGACGACGACCGCCGACGCTACCTGGAGCGCGAGATCGAGCAGGATCTGGCGCACGTCTCGTGGGCGCCGCGGGTCAACATCTCCGCACGCACCGGCCGTCACCTCGAGAAGCTCGTGCCGGCCCTGGAGCTGGCGCTCGAGTCGTGGGACACCCGCATCCCGACCGGCAAGTTCAACGCGTTCCTCGCCGAGCTCACGGCCGCGCACCCGCACCCGGTTCGCGGCGGCAAGCAGCCGCGCATCCTCTTCGGCACGCAGGCGTCGAGCCGACCGCCGACATTCGTGGTGTTCACGACCGGGTTCCTCGACCCGGGCTACCGGCGGTACATCATCCGCCGGCTCCGCGAGGTCTACGGGTTCGAGGGCACCCCGATCGTCCTCAACATGCGCGTCCGCGAGAAGCGCAAGCGCTGA